A stretch of the Labilithrix sp. genome encodes the following:
- a CDS encoding site-specific DNA-methyltransferase, with product MHRPGAGGAQESGSHLLLREGLSRIVEAECLDVLRELPDASIDLIYVDPPFNTGRVQRRDRLKAVRDEEGDRTGFGGRRYRTERVADDARYVDVFDDYLAFLEPRLREAHRVLKPTGSLYFHIDYREVHYCKVLLDRIFGRASFINEIIWAYDYGSRTNKRWPAKHDNILFFAKDPARYHFDTAEVDRIPYMAPELVGEEKAAAGKLPTDTWWHTIVSPTGKEKLGYPTQKPLGVLRRVVRASAPKGGVVLDFFAGTGTAGAAALEHGCTFLLVDENPEAIAVMARRFGGAPNVEITRRRPARAP from the coding sequence CTGCACCGTCCAGGGGCAGGCGGCGCGCAAGAGTCAGGGTCGCATCTACTGCTTCGCGAAGGACTGAGTCGGATCGTCGAGGCCGAGTGCCTCGACGTGCTTCGAGAGCTGCCGGACGCGTCGATCGATCTGATCTACGTCGATCCCCCGTTCAACACGGGCCGTGTCCAGCGGCGCGATCGGCTGAAGGCCGTCCGCGACGAGGAGGGGGACCGCACCGGGTTCGGCGGTCGGCGCTACCGCACCGAGCGCGTGGCCGACGACGCGAGGTACGTCGACGTCTTCGACGACTACCTCGCGTTCCTCGAGCCGCGCCTCCGCGAGGCGCACCGCGTCCTCAAGCCGACGGGGAGCCTCTACTTCCACATCGACTACCGCGAGGTGCACTACTGCAAGGTGCTCCTCGATCGGATCTTCGGGCGCGCCTCGTTCATCAACGAGATCATCTGGGCCTACGACTACGGCTCGCGCACCAACAAACGCTGGCCGGCGAAGCACGACAACATCCTGTTCTTCGCGAAGGACCCGGCGCGTTACCACTTCGACACCGCCGAGGTCGATCGCATCCCGTACATGGCGCCGGAGCTCGTCGGTGAGGAGAAGGCGGCGGCGGGGAAGCTCCCGACCGACACGTGGTGGCACACGATCGTGTCGCCGACGGGGAAAGAGAAGCTCGGCTACCCGACCCAGAAGCCGCTCGGCGTCCTTCGTCGCGTCGTGCGCGCGTCGGCGCCGAAGGGCGGCGTCGTCCTCGACTTCTTCGCCGGCACCGGCACCGCGGGCGCGGCCGCGCTCGAGCACGGCTGCACGTTCCTCCTCGTCGACGAGAACCCCGAGGCGATCGCGGTGATGGCGCGGCGCTTCGGGGGCGCGCCGAACGTCGAGATCACGCGGCGACGTCCAGCTCGAGCTCCTTGA
- a CDS encoding transposase produces the protein MKRVPVGPSFRAERVHAAIVDQIAACVARGVRVVHYSVQHDHLHLLVEAQDKKEVARRLQLLFSRIAFAVNRVARRHGSLFRDRHHRRELTSPTETRNVLVYLFFNTRKHAIEHARATNATFELDTMTSAAWFDGWHPIARPPPAAFARARGARASPPTAPPQTWLAAEGWLRGGGPIGFHELPSVPRQLRA, from the coding sequence ATGAAGCGCGTCCCGGTTGGGCCGAGCTTCCGCGCGGAGCGCGTGCATGCGGCGATCGTCGACCAGATCGCCGCGTGCGTCGCGCGCGGTGTTCGCGTTGTGCATTACTCCGTGCAGCACGACCACTTGCATCTGCTCGTCGAGGCTCAAGACAAGAAGGAGGTCGCGCGTCGCCTGCAGCTCCTCTTCTCGCGCATCGCGTTTGCGGTGAATCGTGTCGCGCGCCGCCACGGCTCGCTCTTTCGTGATCGCCACCACCGTCGCGAGCTCACCTCGCCGACGGAGACGCGCAACGTCCTCGTGTATCTCTTCTTCAACACGCGGAAGCACGCGATCGAGCACGCGCGCGCCACGAACGCGACGTTCGAGCTCGACACGATGACCTCCGCGGCATGGTTCGACGGCTGGCACCCCATCGCACGGCCGCCGCCCGCCGCATTCGCCCGCGCTCGCGGCGCACGAGCATCACCTCCGACCGCGCCGCCGCAAACGTGGCTCGCAGCAGAAGGCTGGCTCCGCGGCGGCGGCCCGATCGGCTTCCACGAGCTCCCTTCCGTGCCTCGCCAGCTGCGCGCGTGA
- a CDS encoding YbhB/YbcL family Raf kinase inhibitor-like protein, with product MRFIHGVCGSLVAIAALSTLSAACGDDDAPSGSSTSSTSSSSSTSSSSGSSGNASSSSSGGDGSDAGEEASSSTFALTSPAFQEGGDIPKEHSCDGAGESIPLAWSGAPAGTKSFAIVMRDKTFENGGNNYHWVLWDIPASTTSLPKGIAKTASPDPPGGGAKQAKWSFGEELGYGNMCPISGPPTHTYELTLLAFTDASIPVEGATDPKDIDALLQAKKAGSASLSGKYTKQ from the coding sequence ATGCGTTTCATCCATGGGGTTTGTGGATCGTTGGTGGCGATCGCGGCGCTCTCCACGCTCTCGGCGGCGTGCGGTGACGACGACGCGCCGAGCGGCTCGAGCACGTCGAGTACCTCGAGCTCCTCGAGCACGTCGAGCAGCTCCGGCAGCTCGGGCAACGCCAGCTCCAGCAGCTCGGGCGGCGACGGGAGCGACGCCGGCGAAGAAGCGTCGTCGAGCACGTTCGCGCTCACGAGCCCGGCGTTCCAGGAGGGCGGCGACATCCCGAAGGAGCACTCGTGCGACGGAGCGGGCGAGTCGATCCCGCTCGCGTGGAGCGGCGCGCCCGCCGGCACGAAGAGCTTCGCGATCGTGATGCGTGACAAGACGTTCGAGAACGGCGGCAACAACTACCACTGGGTCCTCTGGGACATCCCCGCGTCGACGACGTCGCTGCCGAAGGGGATCGCGAAGACGGCGAGCCCGGACCCGCCCGGCGGAGGCGCGAAGCAAGCGAAGTGGAGCTTCGGCGAGGAGCTCGGCTACGGCAACATGTGCCCCATCTCAGGCCCGCCGACGCACACCTACGAGCTCACGCTCCTCGCGTTCACCGACGCGAGCATCCCCGTCGAAGGCGCCACCGACCCCAAGGACATCGACGCCCTCCTCCAGGCGAAGAAGGCCGGCAGCGCATCGCTATCAGGAAAGTACACGAAGCAGTAA
- a CDS encoding DUF1554 domain-containing protein has product MRLRLVCFLGVTAVFALGQGCSRATETPPTDEEEPGGTTLGDDDDEKDDTDKKPEGTGEAPVTTPPPVVDDTPPPPPPKSSMTFFVTSVPAGTGGNLGGITGADAKCKELAAAAPIKGDDHTWAAYLSTANENAKDRIGPGPWQNQKGVVVATNVETLHTPEDVTGQLVIKSDLLVDEKGNAIPAEGQWILTGSLLDGTRRGNAHCNNWTANQGNQTGFGSAAPETNPQIGSAWNFTGNGSPTSNCTVQGQAARKSQGRIYCFAKD; this is encoded by the coding sequence ATGCGGTTGCGCCTTGTCTGTTTCCTCGGTGTTACAGCGGTTTTCGCCCTGGGTCAGGGTTGTTCCAGGGCAACGGAGACCCCGCCCACCGACGAGGAGGAGCCGGGGGGAACGACCCTCGGTGACGACGACGACGAGAAGGACGACACCGACAAGAAACCGGAAGGGACCGGTGAGGCGCCCGTCACGACGCCGCCCCCGGTCGTCGACGACACGCCCCCGCCACCCCCGCCGAAGTCGTCGATGACCTTCTTCGTGACGAGCGTCCCCGCCGGCACCGGCGGTAACCTCGGTGGCATCACCGGCGCCGACGCGAAGTGCAAGGAGCTCGCGGCTGCCGCGCCGATCAAGGGCGACGATCACACATGGGCCGCGTACCTCAGCACCGCCAACGAAAACGCGAAGGACCGCATCGGTCCGGGGCCGTGGCAGAACCAGAAGGGCGTCGTGGTCGCGACGAACGTCGAGACGCTGCACACGCCGGAGGATGTGACGGGTCAGCTGGTCATCAAGAGCGACCTCCTCGTCGACGAGAAGGGCAACGCGATCCCGGCGGAGGGGCAGTGGATCCTCACCGGATCGCTCCTCGACGGGACGCGCCGCGGCAACGCCCACTGCAACAACTGGACGGCGAACCAGGGCAACCAGACCGGATTCGGAAGCGCGGCGCCGGAGACGAACCCGCAGATCGGCTCGGCCTGGAACTTCACCGGCAACGGCTCGCCGACCTCCAACTGCACCGTCCAGGGGCAGGCGGCGCGCAAGAGTCAGGGTCGCATCTACTGCTTCGCGAAGGACTGA
- a CDS encoding protein kinase has product MKTCPQCKMRYPNEATYCFVEGSDLITLPDPRLGTLLAGRYVIEEVVGEGGMATVYRARHKLTDKLVAVKIMNPMLATDPVVRERFRREARSAQRLTHPNIIEIFDQGDTEDGTAYMVMELLQGESLAPVIARGPLEVDRAIHVMIQIARGVARAHDLEIIHRDIKPENIFLVRREDGSDLVKVLDFGIAKSRQDSRLTTQGELFGTPQYMAPERITGKGDGGPSDIYALGVVFFEMLTGELPFSAPDVATFFVKHMEEPPPPVRSLNARVPERLDVLVQRMLAKSPSDRPVDAHRVHQDLLEIIKEREAAPPPSADEEMAHSVAPVTLAAGPADQWARRVFVLEQMLSLAFGAKESAPGELTELLERANGLVREIVERRLEAFKSQEKLEHIDAKGRDKRAQLGFAVDQLGVDASKAKEDVRTARETLKRTEEETKTARERFEAAHKEALFWEGRCGFMEPSADLAQAYRAIADAVDEWIALQAEARRTQEHVETSERTANDLDFQLRELRGALGAHEQELDEERAKLEGAIHEQGKEAERLEGELLELTARFCRPLRARPELAPLFKELELDVAA; this is encoded by the coding sequence GTGAAGACGTGTCCGCAGTGCAAGATGCGGTACCCGAACGAGGCGACGTATTGCTTCGTCGAGGGGTCCGATCTGATCACACTGCCGGACCCGCGCCTAGGCACGCTGCTCGCCGGCCGCTACGTCATCGAGGAGGTGGTCGGCGAGGGCGGCATGGCGACCGTGTACCGCGCCCGGCACAAGCTCACCGACAAGCTCGTCGCGGTGAAGATCATGAACCCGATGCTCGCGACCGATCCGGTCGTGCGCGAGCGCTTCCGGCGCGAGGCGCGCTCCGCGCAGCGCCTCACCCACCCGAACATCATCGAGATCTTCGACCAGGGCGACACCGAGGACGGCACCGCCTACATGGTGATGGAGCTGCTCCAGGGCGAGTCGCTCGCGCCCGTCATCGCGCGCGGTCCGCTCGAGGTCGACCGCGCGATCCACGTGATGATCCAGATCGCCCGCGGCGTCGCGCGCGCGCACGACCTCGAGATCATCCATCGCGACATCAAGCCGGAGAACATCTTCCTCGTCCGGCGCGAAGACGGCTCCGACCTCGTGAAGGTGCTCGACTTCGGGATCGCGAAGTCGCGCCAGGACTCGCGCCTCACCACCCAGGGCGAGCTCTTCGGGACGCCGCAATACATGGCCCCGGAGCGCATCACCGGGAAGGGCGACGGCGGCCCGAGCGACATCTACGCCCTCGGCGTCGTGTTCTTCGAGATGCTCACCGGAGAGCTGCCGTTCAGCGCGCCCGACGTCGCGACGTTCTTCGTGAAGCACATGGAGGAGCCGCCGCCGCCGGTGCGCTCGCTCAACGCGCGTGTCCCCGAGCGGCTCGACGTGCTCGTTCAGCGCATGCTCGCGAAGTCGCCGTCCGACCGCCCCGTCGACGCGCACCGCGTGCACCAGGACCTCCTCGAGATCATCAAGGAGCGCGAGGCCGCGCCGCCGCCCTCCGCCGACGAGGAGATGGCGCACTCGGTCGCGCCGGTCACGCTCGCGGCCGGTCCGGCCGATCAGTGGGCGCGCCGCGTGTTCGTGCTCGAGCAGATGCTCTCGCTCGCGTTCGGCGCGAAGGAGTCGGCGCCGGGCGAGCTGACCGAGCTCCTCGAGCGCGCGAACGGCCTCGTCCGCGAGATCGTCGAGCGCCGCCTCGAGGCGTTCAAGTCGCAGGAGAAGCTCGAGCACATCGACGCGAAGGGCCGCGACAAGCGCGCGCAGCTCGGCTTCGCGGTGGACCAGCTCGGCGTCGACGCGTCGAAGGCGAAGGAGGACGTGCGCACGGCGCGCGAGACGCTGAAGCGCACGGAGGAGGAGACGAAGACCGCGCGCGAACGGTTCGAGGCCGCGCACAAGGAGGCGCTCTTCTGGGAAGGCCGCTGCGGCTTCATGGAGCCGTCCGCCGACCTCGCGCAGGCCTACCGCGCCATCGCGGACGCGGTCGACGAGTGGATCGCGCTCCAGGCCGAGGCGCGCCGCACGCAGGAGCACGTCGAGACGTCGGAGCGCACCGCGAACGACCTCGACTTCCAGCTCCGCGAGCTCCGCGGCGCGCTCGGCGCGCACGAGCAGGAGCTCGACGAGGAGCGGGCCAAGCTCGAAGGCGCGATCCACGAGCAAGGCAAGGAGGCCGAGCGCCTCGAGGGCGAGCTCCTCGAGCTCACCGCGCGCTTCTGCCGTCCGCTCCGCGCGCGCCCGGAGCTCGCGCCGCTCTTCAAGGAGCTCGAGCTGGACGTCGCCGCGTGA
- a CDS encoding CAP domain-containing protein — translation MLLLLVLVLVLVACGGGGPNAPSGGGANVEERVVIEKLPDGTIKKTTIRTTKRTVPMAPPPARPADPYPADPLVRYNVERVNAYRARKGLPPLLYDRKISELALRGSQQLASDHRPHAHFAAHAKGAPGFGSRAAENQGDENGVPVLDPNPTKNGQRQIDAMLELMFAEGPGGGHYDNMMSKELRRIGVGLFNSAGRLYMTNDFSD, via the coding sequence GTGCTCTTGCTTCTCGTGCTCGTGCTCGTGCTCGTGGCGTGCGGCGGCGGCGGGCCGAACGCGCCTTCTGGGGGCGGCGCGAACGTCGAGGAGCGGGTCGTGATCGAGAAGCTGCCCGACGGCACGATCAAGAAGACGACGATCCGGACGACGAAGCGCACGGTTCCGATGGCCCCGCCGCCCGCGCGCCCCGCCGATCCGTACCCCGCCGATCCGCTCGTTCGCTACAACGTCGAGCGCGTGAACGCGTACCGCGCGCGGAAGGGCCTCCCACCGCTGCTCTACGATCGGAAGATCAGCGAGCTCGCGCTCCGCGGCTCGCAGCAGCTCGCGAGCGATCACCGCCCGCACGCGCACTTCGCGGCGCACGCGAAGGGCGCGCCGGGCTTCGGCTCGCGCGCGGCCGAGAACCAGGGCGACGAGAACGGCGTCCCGGTGCTCGATCCCAACCCGACGAAGAACGGCCAGCGCCAGATCGACGCGATGCTCGAGCTCATGTTCGCGGAGGGCCCCGGCGGCGGCCACTACGACAACATGATGAGCAAGGAGCTCCGCCGGATAGGGGTGGGGCTCTTCAACTCAGCCGGTCGGCTCTACATGACCAACGATTTCTCGGATTAA
- a CDS encoding phosphoenolpyruvate kinase, giving the protein MALPASTVAAISERLFRGASAPGSPPPRPLHVLYGGAHLFSRGTVEKLGARARESMDRHGEDARAFGEAIGLTDPESAERVAARVRAKLATSAIDALCIDFEDGYGPRSDEEEDADAARTAAELAAAPAAGPVIGIRVKSLSPATFARAVRTLEIFLDAAPARPGFTVTLPKVTRGEEVHALVELLDALGRREVGIELMIETPAALRDVRALVDAGGGRVVAVHLGAYDLTAELGVGARDQSLDHPYNELARMTLKLALPDVGVSDGATTTLPTGGDTAAVHRAWRLHAANVRSAIKLGIWQGWDLHPAQLPARWGAVFASFLEERAPLAARLAAFVARATQASRVGQDFDDAATAQAIVAFFRRGLACGALDDADLAATTLTRADLDKSFAEIARSR; this is encoded by the coding sequence ATGGCTCTTCCTGCCTCCACCGTCGCCGCGATCTCGGAGCGCCTCTTTCGCGGAGCCTCCGCCCCTGGATCGCCGCCGCCCCGCCCTCTCCATGTCCTCTACGGAGGCGCCCACCTCTTCTCGCGCGGCACCGTCGAGAAGCTCGGGGCGCGGGCGCGCGAGTCGATGGACCGTCACGGCGAGGACGCGCGCGCGTTCGGCGAGGCGATCGGCCTGACGGATCCGGAGAGCGCCGAGCGCGTCGCCGCGCGTGTCCGCGCGAAGCTCGCGACGTCGGCGATCGATGCACTCTGCATTGATTTCGAGGACGGCTACGGCCCGCGGAGCGACGAGGAGGAAGACGCGGACGCCGCGCGCACGGCGGCGGAGCTCGCGGCGGCGCCGGCAGCAGGCCCGGTCATCGGCATTCGCGTCAAGTCGCTCTCGCCCGCGACGTTCGCGCGCGCGGTCCGCACGCTGGAGATCTTCCTCGACGCGGCGCCGGCGCGGCCCGGCTTCACCGTGACGTTGCCGAAGGTGACGCGCGGCGAGGAGGTGCACGCGCTCGTGGAGCTGCTCGACGCGCTCGGCCGGCGCGAGGTCGGGATCGAGCTGATGATCGAGACGCCGGCCGCGCTGCGCGACGTACGCGCGCTCGTCGACGCGGGAGGAGGTCGTGTCGTCGCGGTCCACCTCGGCGCCTACGACCTCACCGCCGAGCTCGGCGTCGGCGCACGCGATCAGTCGCTCGATCATCCGTACAACGAGCTCGCGCGCATGACGCTGAAGCTCGCGCTGCCCGACGTCGGCGTCTCCGACGGCGCGACGACGACGCTGCCGACCGGCGGCGACACCGCCGCGGTCCATCGCGCGTGGAGGCTCCACGCCGCGAACGTGCGGAGCGCGATCAAGCTCGGGATCTGGCAGGGCTGGGACCTCCATCCCGCGCAGCTCCCCGCGCGCTGGGGCGCGGTGTTCGCGAGCTTCCTCGAGGAGCGCGCGCCGCTCGCGGCGAGGCTCGCGGCGTTCGTGGCGCGGGCGACGCAGGCGTCGCGCGTCGGTCAGGACTTCGACGACGCGGCGACGGCGCAGGCGATCGTCGCCTTCTTCCGCCGCGGCCTCGCGTGCGGCGCCCTCGACGACGCCGACCTCGCCGCGACGACGCTGACACGCGCGGACCTCGACAAGTCCTTCGCCGAGATCGCGCGGTCGAGATGA